TTAACTAAAGTTTCAGCATATCTATATCTTTCATCTACAACTTTCTCATTTGCAATATTATCTTTAGTAAGCACTTCTCTATAATATTTATTAGCCTTATCATAATCTCCAAGCTCATAATAAGAATTAGCCAAATCTAATGATATACYATCCTTATTATCTATAAAACTGCTGTCATAAGATATTTCTAATTCTTTTACAGCATTTTGGAAATCTCTAGATGCTGATAATATCCTTCCATAAAGTAAATGATAATTATAATTAGAAGAATCCAAAGCTATAGCCTTTTCAATATTTTGCTGAGCTGCATGATAGCTTCTCATTTTATAATAAGAAAAAGCAAGCATATACAATA
This genomic window from Brachyspira sp. SAP_772 contains:
- a CDS encoding tetratricopeptide repeat protein, which gives rise to MAQKYLSLAATRNDSNPELLYMLAFSYYKMRSYHAAQQNIEKAIALDSSNYNYHLLYGRILSASRDFQNAVKELEISYDSSFIDNKDXISLDLANSYYELGDYDKANKYYREVLTKDNIANEKVVDERYRYAETLV